The following are encoded together in the Nitrospirota bacterium genome:
- the pilO gene encoding type 4a pilus biogenesis protein PilO, producing the protein MNRKKYTLLATALVMTLLLFQTYVLTPKSESMREEIQVKSAALQKYETYVEGASITDAEIKAAVEEMKAVEKKLVSESSEFLAAARVQKELSELTQSAGLTMQTIRPINAVKAKNFFIIPVYFEGSGTIKQIGDFLNDLEKHTVLFKIEKMSINVTNMQNPRELRFKMQISGLGKL; encoded by the coding sequence ATGAACAGAAAAAAATATACTCTGCTTGCAACGGCGCTGGTCATGACGCTGCTTCTTTTTCAGACCTATGTCCTGACCCCAAAATCTGAATCCATGCGCGAGGAGATCCAGGTCAAATCGGCCGCTCTGCAGAAATACGAGACTTATGTGGAGGGGGCGTCCATTACGGATGCAGAGATCAAAGCAGCCGTTGAAGAAATGAAGGCTGTTGAAAAGAAACTGGTAAGTGAATCATCAGAATTTCTCGCTGCTGCGCGTGTGCAGAAGGAACTTTCGGAACTCACGCAGAGTGCCGGTCTGACTATGCAGACCATACGGCCTATCAATGCGGTGAAGGCAAAGAACTTTTTCATTATCCCCGTCTATTTTGAAGGAAGCGGAACGATCAAGCAGATTGGAGATTTTTTGAATGATCTTGAGAAGCACACGGTGCTGTTTAAGATAGAGAAGATGTCTATTAATGTGACAAACATGCAGAACCCCAGAGAGCTGCGCTTTAAAATGCAGATATCGGGTTTGGGTAAATTATGA
- a CDS encoding PilN domain-containing protein, which produces MVKTGNGIKTLVFSIKKEAVSAVVKLISAAGLEVLSVRCRVLDVLNSMLGISGEKNVKGIFVLATDNGYEMAGIEDSLPLSMKRISAASDLGENLEGFRKSYPGKVYCSGTVDQLIAERFSMTKSQITVPNALIYSFVQRTRLNLEFIPQEFIKQKKDHYPYMIGGLAVAALCLYLLTGFVAYGKEVRTLRRIESRIETIKSKASGVIEARKKLEALQDDRKTLLVFQTRSNMAIRVLKDLTNVVPDNAWIINLAVDEKGLVEIEGFSRKTSDLVTALDKSKLFKNIAFAAPILSRDGEERFSLKFEVREP; this is translated from the coding sequence ATGGTCAAGACAGGCAATGGTATAAAGACCCTTGTCTTTTCGATCAAGAAGGAGGCGGTCAGTGCCGTGGTGAAACTGATCTCGGCGGCCGGACTGGAAGTCCTCTCCGTCCGCTGCAGAGTTTTGGATGTGCTGAACAGCATGCTCGGGATCAGCGGCGAGAAAAATGTGAAAGGTATTTTTGTCCTTGCAACGGATAATGGCTACGAAATGGCGGGTATTGAAGATTCACTGCCTCTTTCGATGAAGAGAATATCGGCAGCCTCGGACCTTGGAGAAAACCTTGAGGGGTTCCGCAAATCTTATCCAGGAAAGGTCTACTGCTCGGGGACGGTTGATCAGCTCATTGCCGAGCGTTTTTCGATGACGAAATCGCAGATTACGGTGCCCAACGCACTGATCTATTCCTTTGTACAGAGAACACGCCTGAATCTTGAATTTATACCGCAGGAGTTCATAAAGCAGAAAAAAGACCATTATCCGTATATGATCGGAGGCCTTGCGGTTGCAGCCCTCTGTCTGTATCTGTTAACAGGTTTTGTTGCCTATGGTAAAGAAGTCAGAACACTCCGAAGGATCGAGTCGCGGATCGAAACCATCAAGAGCAAGGCGTCAGGTGTCATTGAAGCCCGAAAGAAGCTTGAAGCGCTTCAGGATGACAGAAAAACGCTGCTGGTATTTCAGACCCGTTCCAACATGGCGATCAGAGTTTTGAAAGACCTGACAAACGTAGTCCCTGATAACGCATGGATCATCAATCTGGCGGTGGATGAAAAGGGGCTCGTGGAGATTGAGGGTTTTTCGCGAAAGACTTCTGATCTGGTCACGGCGCTGGACAAATCGAAACTCTTCAAGAATATCGCTTTCGCTGCGCCAATCCTGTCTCGTGACGGCGAGGAGCGGTTCTCTCTGAAGTTTGAGGTCAGGGAGCCATGA
- a CDS encoding general secretion pathway protein GspK, with protein sequence MRQRGIALMMVLWVLVFLSILSMNFLGSTRWVTGSTHNLKEETLAYYQALSGYHEALQYISSDKDPQVDFLDDEGNFWIDNETVPVTGKRETDGGELEIRITDENSRININFAQQDRLRKLLERAGVQEDEIIVIIDSVLDWKDPDKEHHLSGAEDDYYEALKEPYKAKNGLFDVPEELVLVKGMKPEYLFGDGSGNTGLLPLITTFGKNAININTVSREVMQFLGLNEVEIETINKQRNKAYGGFRFIPQQFAARGLNAMSTQTFRIEVTARAKNSPIGSRITGIVSREPSAKGSELRTIYWRERVETVRT encoded by the coding sequence GTGAGGCAGAGAGGCATTGCGCTGATGATGGTGCTCTGGGTGCTTGTCTTTCTGAGCATCCTGTCGATGAATTTTCTCGGATCAACCCGGTGGGTTACCGGAAGCACCCACAATCTGAAAGAAGAGACCCTGGCGTATTATCAGGCTCTGTCAGGATACCATGAAGCCTTGCAGTATATTTCCTCTGATAAAGATCCTCAGGTGGATTTTCTGGATGACGAAGGGAATTTCTGGATTGATAATGAGACGGTGCCCGTTACCGGCAAGAGAGAGACTGACGGGGGAGAGCTTGAGATACGAATTACGGATGAAAATTCGAGAATTAATATTAACTTTGCCCAGCAGGACCGGCTTCGTAAACTGCTCGAACGTGCCGGTGTCCAGGAAGATGAGATCATCGTCATCATTGATTCAGTCCTGGACTGGAAGGATCCTGACAAGGAACATCATTTATCGGGTGCTGAGGACGACTATTATGAGGCGCTCAAAGAACCATACAAGGCCAAGAATGGTCTTTTTGATGTGCCGGAAGAATTAGTTTTGGTCAAGGGGATGAAGCCCGAGTATCTTTTTGGCGACGGCAGCGGCAATACAGGATTGCTTCCTCTCATAACCACGTTTGGGAAGAACGCGATCAATATCAATACGGTGTCACGCGAGGTCATGCAGTTTCTTGGTCTTAACGAAGTTGAGATAGAAACGATCAACAAACAGAGGAATAAGGCGTATGGGGGATTCAGGTTCATACCGCAGCAGTTCGCAGCACGTGGTCTCAATGCCATGTCGACGCAGACATTCAGGATAGAGGTTACTGCGCGGGCGAAGAACAGCCCCATCGGCTCCCGTATTACCGGGATTGTAAGCAGGGAGCCCTCAGCGAAGGGAAGCGAATTAAGAACGATCTATTGGAGAGAACGTGTCGAGACTGTTAGGACTTGA
- the tadA gene encoding Flp pilus assembly complex ATPase component TadA yields MHKKIGQILLESGSISEDLISRVIELQTQEGHTRRFGEILIEQGIAEEMVFKALSIQFRMPLMDAADFPEQTPLDHVSFSFLEKNLIVPLALQDNTLSIAVGDPTNNEGVDALRSSYDYELSVMLAKKSDVLQQLQLLQGSRTAVMQRLIEGAAEDDLPTADLTGEVSHLRDLAQEKGIIQLVNLIIENAVRDRASDIHVEPGEFSVRVRYRIDGVLYEKETLPARMYSAVSSRIKLLSQMNIAERRLPQDGRIKVSSAGRNIDIRVSTIPTVYGESVVMRLLDKASSFITLEDIGFDKTIRDIYEEVIKKPYGMILITGPTGSGKSTTLYASLAEINSSEKKIITVEEPVEYLMPGINQIQVRPKIGLTFASGLRHIVRQDPDIIMVGEIRDMETASIAIHAALTGHLLFSTLHTNDAPGAITRLMDMGIENYLVASTLVCVMAQRLVRKICPSCKVKEEVPQDVLDRISKDIREVWTGRGCEECSGTGYKGRVGIFEVLPIGGPIRELIMKRATIKEMKDLAISLGMRTLREDGIEKVKKGITTLDEVLRVTQVEM; encoded by the coding sequence ATGCATAAAAAGATAGGACAGATACTTCTCGAATCTGGAAGCATTTCGGAGGATTTGATCAGCCGCGTAATCGAGCTGCAGACCCAGGAAGGACATACGCGCAGATTTGGAGAAATCCTTATCGAACAGGGGATTGCGGAAGAAATGGTCTTTAAGGCCTTGTCGATCCAGTTCCGGATGCCGCTTATGGATGCCGCAGATTTTCCCGAGCAGACGCCCCTGGATCATGTGTCCTTCAGTTTCCTCGAAAAAAATCTCATTGTGCCTCTGGCGCTGCAAGACAATACGCTCAGTATCGCGGTGGGTGACCCGACGAATAATGAGGGTGTGGATGCCTTGCGTTCTTCCTATGACTATGAGCTGTCGGTGATGCTTGCAAAGAAGTCGGACGTTCTCCAGCAGCTTCAGCTGCTGCAGGGATCAAGGACAGCGGTTATGCAGAGGCTTATCGAAGGTGCTGCCGAAGACGATCTGCCGACTGCTGACCTTACGGGAGAGGTGAGCCATCTCAGGGACCTTGCCCAGGAAAAGGGCATAATCCAACTGGTTAATCTTATTATTGAAAATGCGGTAAGGGACAGGGCGAGCGACATCCACGTGGAGCCCGGTGAGTTCAGCGTCCGCGTCCGATACCGGATTGACGGCGTGCTCTATGAAAAAGAGACGCTCCCTGCCCGTATGTATTCAGCGGTCTCTTCGAGGATCAAGCTCCTTTCCCAGATGAATATCGCGGAGAGAAGACTTCCCCAGGACGGCAGGATCAAGGTCTCATCTGCCGGCAGAAACATCGATATCAGAGTATCCACGATTCCGACAGTCTATGGCGAAAGCGTTGTCATGAGGCTTCTGGATAAGGCGTCTTCGTTCATTACCCTTGAAGACATTGGCTTTGACAAGACGATCCGCGATATTTATGAAGAGGTGATTAAGAAACCCTACGGCATGATCCTGATCACCGGCCCGACGGGAAGTGGTAAATCTACCACGCTGTATGCATCGCTTGCCGAGATCAATTCGTCTGAAAAGAAGATTATAACCGTAGAGGAGCCGGTAGAATACCTGATGCCCGGCATCAATCAGATACAGGTCCGCCCGAAAATAGGACTCACCTTTGCGTCTGGCCTGAGACATATTGTGAGGCAGGACCCTGACATCATTATGGTTGGCGAGATCAGGGATATGGAAACAGCGAGTATTGCGATTCATGCCGCTCTGACAGGGCATCTCCTTTTCAGCACGCTTCATACCAACGACGCCCCCGGTGCCATCACGAGACTCATGGATATGGGTATTGAGAACTATCTCGTTGCCTCCACCCTTGTCTGTGTCATGGCCCAGAGACTGGTCAGAAAGATATGCCCTTCCTGCAAGGTGAAAGAGGAGGTGCCGCAAGACGTTCTTGACAGGATCAGCAAGGACATTCGTGAGGTATGGACAGGAAGAGGCTGCGAGGAATGCTCAGGGACCGGCTATAAGGGGAGGGTAGGCATCTTTGAAGTCCTGCCTATCGGCGGGCCGATCAGGGAATTGATCATGAAAAGGGCCACTATCAAGGAGATGAAGGATCTGGCCATCAGTCTCGGCATGAGGACGCTAAGGGAAGACGGCATCGAGAAAGTGAAGAAGGGGATTACAACGCTCGATGAAGTGCTGAGAGTTACCCAGGTGGAAATGTGA
- a CDS encoding MCE family protein, with the protein MKELSTELKVGAFALIVLAVLTFMTFKVGGLDWAKKKGYAIHVIFSSTAGLDEKTRVKIAGVDAGVVEEIGLIEGKARVRLRIDPGVMLYKNAQASIRSAGLLGDKYLDIRIGSAEAGRMKDGDIITDVMEVADMDDLARNLINVSQSFTRLTESLNEVLGDDQTKKSLGETIVNLREISATLNRTITLNDQKLRTVLDDLNTLTSSLNGLVDRNSDPLSASIANMKDFSASLRSTGPELIENLNKATRELKAMVEENRPGIRSAVDSFDKMAQQVETGQGSLGKLLKDDRLYDSINKTAEGLGKTLSAVDRFRAYITFQAEYLTREKDGRASFDLALRPDKDTSYILGLVGGSPRTSFVRETTTTPPGNIVREEHISNKIRFNAQVGRRFDNAAVRLGLFENTFGIGGDYFLHNDKGKITVDVWDFQKNEENAKTVHVKAGVSYFLFRNLFLSAGGDNLMSKRYRGGYVGMGLRFDEQDFR; encoded by the coding sequence ATGAAAGAACTGTCAACAGAGCTTAAGGTCGGCGCTTTTGCGCTGATCGTGCTGGCTGTTCTTACGTTTATGACATTTAAGGTCGGCGGTCTGGACTGGGCAAAGAAGAAGGGCTATGCGATTCATGTCATCTTTAGCTCAACTGCCGGACTCGATGAGAAGACGCGGGTGAAGATAGCAGGTGTTGACGCAGGGGTTGTGGAAGAGATCGGGCTCATTGAGGGAAAGGCACGCGTCAGGCTGAGGATCGACCCTGGGGTGATGCTCTATAAAAATGCCCAGGCATCGATCAGGTCTGCCGGCCTTCTGGGCGACAAATATCTCGACATCCGTATCGGTTCTGCGGAAGCCGGTCGCATGAAAGACGGCGACATCATTACCGATGTTATGGAAGTTGCTGATATGGACGACCTTGCCAGAAACCTGATTAATGTCTCCCAGAGCTTTACGAGGCTCACTGAGTCGCTGAACGAAGTCTTAGGTGATGATCAGACAAAGAAATCATTGGGAGAAACTATTGTCAATCTCAGGGAGATTTCTGCCACCCTCAACCGGACGATTACGCTGAACGATCAAAAGCTCAGGACTGTTCTTGACGATCTCAATACCCTGACGTCTTCTCTTAACGGACTGGTTGACAGGAACAGTGACCCGCTCAGTGCCTCTATCGCGAACATGAAGGATTTTTCCGCGAGCCTAAGGAGCACCGGGCCTGAGTTGATCGAGAATCTGAACAAGGCCACAAGGGAGCTGAAGGCCATGGTTGAAGAGAACCGGCCGGGCATCAGAAGTGCGGTGGACTCTTTTGACAAGATGGCGCAGCAGGTTGAGACAGGGCAGGGCTCGCTCGGCAAGCTGCTCAAGGATGATCGCCTCTATGATTCGATCAACAAGACTGCGGAGGGACTGGGTAAAACGCTTTCAGCTGTAGATCGATTCAGGGCATATATTACGTTTCAGGCTGAATATCTTACCCGGGAAAAAGATGGCAGGGCATCTTTCGATCTTGCATTGAGGCCGGATAAGGATACCTCTTATATTCTCGGTCTGGTCGGAGGTTCTCCCCGAACGTCTTTTGTCAGGGAAACGACAACGACACCTCCTGGGAATATTGTCAGGGAGGAACATATCAGCAATAAGATCCGCTTCAATGCTCAGGTTGGAAGGCGTTTTGATAATGCCGCGGTAAGACTGGGTCTCTTTGAAAATACCTTTGGTATCGGTGGTGACTATTTTTTACACAATGATAAAGGTAAAATAACAGTTGATGTCTGGGACTTTCAGAAGAACGAGGAGAATGCAAAGACCGTCCATGTTAAGGCCGGTGTCAGCTATTTCCTTTTCAGGAACCTCTTTCTGAGCGCAGGCGGAGACAATCTCATGAGCAAAAGATATCGCGGCGGATATGTCGGTATGGGTCTGCGGTTCGATGAGCAGGACTTCAGGTAA
- a CDS encoding ABC transporter ATP-binding protein encodes MIRLDEVYKAFNSNQVLTGTSFVVKKGESRVVIGGSGSGKSVILKHIVGILKPDKGRVLIDDLDIASLKEADLYTIRKKFGMLFQMAALFDSMNVWENVGFALSRRGTLKPEEIREIALEKLKLVGLVNIENLMPSELSGGMKKRVGLARAIAHDPEILLYDEPTTGLDPITADAINDLIVDLRERLKVTSVAITHDIHSSYKIADSISMLYQGKIIATGTPDEIRNTADPVVRQFITGSAVGPIRVEGVSNERTVNRA; translated from the coding sequence ATGATACGGCTGGATGAGGTATATAAAGCGTTCAACTCAAACCAGGTGCTTACCGGGACCAGCTTTGTGGTGAAAAAGGGCGAAAGCAGAGTTGTGATCGGCGGCAGCGGTTCCGGCAAAAGCGTAATACTCAAGCATATTGTCGGTATCCTGAAGCCTGACAAGGGAAGGGTGTTAATCGATGATCTGGATATTGCAAGTCTCAAAGAAGCTGACCTGTATACGATCAGGAAAAAGTTTGGCATGCTTTTTCAGATGGCAGCACTTTTTGATTCCATGAACGTATGGGAGAATGTTGGCTTTGCCCTCTCCCGTAGAGGAACGCTGAAACCTGAGGAGATCAGGGAAATTGCTCTGGAGAAGCTGAAACTGGTCGGCCTGGTGAATATCGAGAACCTGATGCCTTCCGAGCTTTCTGGCGGCATGAAAAAGAGAGTCGGTCTGGCACGGGCAATTGCCCATGATCCTGAGATCCTGCTGTATGATGAGCCGACAACCGGTCTGGATCCCATAACGGCTGATGCGATCAATGATCTCATTGTTGATCTGAGGGAGAGGCTCAAGGTAACGTCCGTAGCCATTACCCATGATATACATAGTTCGTATAAAATAGCAGACAGTATCTCAATGCTGTATCAGGGAAAAATCATTGCGACAGGAACGCCGGACGAAATACGCAATACGGCCGATCCGGTAGTGCGACAGTTTATTACCGGCAGCGCAGTGGGTCCCATCAGAGTGGAAGGAGTGAGCAATGAAAGAACTGTCAACAGAGCTTAA
- a CDS encoding ABC transporter permease, with product MSRRGIAVAEETGRILLLLLTTLRQLALPPFEFTNIFRQMIEVGVRSVPVVIVTAIFTGMVFALQTYTGFKRFGAETLVGTIVAMSMTRELGPVLTGLIVSGRAGAAMAAELGTMRVTEQIDALETLATNPVKYLIVPRVVAGLIMLPALTVCADIIGIIGGYFVTVVLFNTSSVVYWKQTWSYLESADIYNGLIKAFFFGGAISILSSYKGFYTSGGAEGVGKATTGAVVLSSMTILISDYFLSSWLF from the coding sequence ATGTCCCGCAGGGGTATTGCTGTTGCCGAGGAGACCGGCAGGATACTTCTCCTTCTGCTGACAACACTGAGGCAATTGGCGCTTCCTCCTTTTGAATTCACGAATATATTCAGGCAGATGATCGAGGTAGGCGTGCGGTCAGTGCCGGTGGTCATTGTTACCGCAATATTTACCGGCATGGTCTTCGCTCTTCAGACCTATACGGGTTTTAAGCGCTTTGGCGCAGAGACGCTTGTCGGCACGATCGTTGCAATGTCCATGACAAGGGAACTTGGCCCTGTGCTGACCGGTCTTATTGTTTCGGGAAGAGCCGGTGCGGCCATGGCAGCAGAGCTTGGGACCATGCGGGTCACGGAACAGATCGATGCCCTTGAAACACTGGCAACGAATCCGGTCAAGTATCTTATCGTGCCGAGGGTTGTCGCCGGACTGATCATGCTGCCGGCGCTTACCGTCTGCGCTGACATTATCGGTATTATCGGCGGTTATTTTGTGACCGTAGTCCTCTTCAATACCAGTTCGGTCGTGTACTGGAAACAGACCTGGAGCTATCTTGAGAGCGCTGATATTTATAATGGACTGATCAAGGCCTTTTTTTTTGGCGGCGCCATCTCGATCCTCAGCAGTTATAAGGGGTTTTATACGAGCGGTGGAGCTGAAGGCGTCGGCAAGGCTACTACCGGCGCGGTTGTGCTCTCGTCAATGACCATTTTAATCTCCGACTATTTTTTGTCGAGCTGGTTATTCTGA
- the alr gene encoding alanine racemase: protein MHRGPEAEIDLAALQHNLQLIRTMIGQRDVIGVVKADAYGHGAVEIARRLIAGGTTHLAVAYTDEAKLLREAGITVPILVFIDQEDPDDYFSYNLVPILRDRKMATVFADTARKRGTTIAVHLKIDTGMGRIGFSPEESLETALQIAGIGGIRLEGLMSHFSEADRTDRSYALWQLRIFSELRDAIQSRTGLNLRCHMANSAAVLTLPDALFDAVRPGIALYGYSPFEEIFGLRPVMSLRTKVLSVRSLPTASPVSYARTFVTKRDSRIAVVPVGYADGYSRLFSNNAEMLLQGCRVPVAGTVCMDMTMLDVTDIPNVSEGDEVVILGRQGNEMITAAELARRINTIPYEILTSLGTRARKAYLN from the coding sequence GTGCATAGAGGGCCGGAAGCAGAGATAGACCTTGCCGCGCTTCAGCACAATCTGCAGCTTATCCGCACTATGATAGGGCAAAGAGATGTGATCGGCGTTGTTAAGGCGGATGCGTACGGTCACGGTGCCGTAGAGATTGCGCGAAGGCTCATCGCAGGAGGGACAACCCACCTTGCGGTTGCCTATACGGATGAAGCAAAACTCCTGAGGGAGGCAGGCATTACGGTGCCCATCCTGGTATTTATTGATCAGGAGGATCCCGATGATTACTTCAGTTATAACCTGGTGCCAATTCTGAGAGACAGGAAGATGGCCACGGTATTTGCGGATACGGCGAGGAAGCGGGGAACGACCATTGCCGTTCATTTGAAGATCGATACCGGTATGGGAAGAATAGGCTTCAGTCCGGAGGAGTCGCTTGAAACTGCGCTTCAGATAGCCGGCATCGGGGGGATCAGGCTGGAAGGGCTCATGAGCCATTTCTCTGAAGCTGATCGCACCGACAGAAGCTATGCCCTCTGGCAGTTAAGAATCTTCAGCGAGCTCCGAGATGCCATACAATCACGGACCGGGCTGAACCTTCGCTGCCATATGGCAAACAGCGCTGCTGTCCTGACATTGCCTGACGCACTGTTTGATGCGGTGAGACCTGGTATTGCCCTGTATGGATATTCCCCGTTTGAAGAGATCTTCGGACTCAGACCGGTGATGAGTCTCAGAACAAAGGTCCTCTCTGTGCGAAGCCTGCCGACTGCTTCTCCTGTGAGCTATGCAAGAACTTTTGTTACGAAACGGGACAGCCGTATCGCGGTCGTGCCGGTCGGTTATGCCGACGGGTACAGCCGGCTTTTTTCAAATAACGCAGAGATGCTGCTGCAGGGCTGCAGGGTGCCGGTTGCAGGAACGGTCTGCATGGATATGACCATGCTCGATGTTACTGATATCCCCAATGTTTCTGAGGGCGACGAGGTCGTGATCCTTGGCCGGCAGGGTAATGAGATGATCACCGCAGCAGAGCTTGCACGGAGGATCAATACCATACCCTATGAAATTCTCACCTCACTGGGGACGCGGGCCCGAAAGGCTTATCTCAATTGA
- a CDS encoding twin-arginine translocase TatA/TatE family subunit, protein MFGLGMQELIIILVIVLVLFGAKRLPELASGMGKAIKNFKKATNEPDEIDVTPKKGVEGEAGKEDEKSKGA, encoded by the coding sequence ATGTTTGGATTAGGCATGCAGGAGCTTATCATTATTCTTGTTATTGTCCTTGTTCTTTTCGGGGCGAAAAGACTTCCCGAACTTGCAAGCGGCATGGGAAAGGCCATTAAGAATTTCAAGAAGGCAACGAATGAGCCTGATGAGATCGACGTGACCCCTAAGAAAGGCGTTGAGGGGGAAGCCGGAAAAGAGGACGAGAAAAGCAAGGGTGCATAG
- a CDS encoding replication-associated recombination protein A translates to MQPEDFEDFLGQSHLLDRNKPLRRLIEDDKIVSVIFYGQPGTGKTALAHIIARKTKARFISINAVTAGIKDIREAVDSSRGQRAILFVDEIHRFNKTQQDALLPHVEKGEIILVGASTQNPFFSLVPALSSRSLIFPFKPIPEEELKKLLYRAISDKKGLGEYDISLQQEAADYIASVSNGDARKALNILELAFLSSHESGTDKAVITLAQVKEVTQNRSIYYDEDEHYNIISAFIKSMRGSDPDATVYWMAKMLEAGEDPLFIARRIVICAAEDVGNADPQALVVAVSALHAFEKIGLPEGRIPLAMAALYTATAPKSNASYVAIDNAIEAVRNEPAREVPDHLKDSSYKNARKLGAGVGYRYPHSFAGHYVKQIYMPDQKTFYTPSSEGFEKIIQERLNKRRETPDG, encoded by the coding sequence ATGCAGCCTGAGGATTTCGAGGATTTTCTCGGCCAATCGCATCTGCTTGACAGGAACAAGCCGCTCAGACGCCTTATCGAGGATGATAAGATCGTATCGGTCATCTTTTATGGCCAGCCCGGCACAGGCAAAACCGCACTTGCTCATATCATTGCCCGCAAAACAAAGGCACGCTTTATTTCAATCAATGCCGTAACTGCAGGTATCAAAGACATCAGGGAAGCAGTCGATTCATCGCGCGGGCAGCGGGCGATCCTCTTTGTGGACGAGATCCACAGATTCAATAAGACACAGCAGGATGCCCTGCTCCCTCACGTTGAAAAGGGTGAGATCATACTGGTCGGCGCATCGACACAGAACCCCTTCTTCTCCTTGGTCCCTGCCCTTTCCTCACGGTCGCTCATCTTCCCGTTTAAACCCATTCCAGAAGAAGAACTGAAAAAGCTCCTCTACCGGGCAATCTCCGACAAGAAGGGGCTAGGAGAATATGATATATCGCTTCAGCAGGAGGCTGCTGATTATATCGCCTCGGTGAGTAATGGCGATGCCCGAAAGGCGCTGAATATCCTTGAGCTTGCTTTCCTTTCATCACATGAGAGCGGCACAGACAAAGCGGTAATTACGCTGGCACAGGTAAAGGAAGTCACGCAGAACAGGTCGATCTATTACGATGAAGATGAGCATTATAACATCATATCCGCATTCATTAAGAGTATGCGCGGCTCTGACCCTGATGCTACGGTCTACTGGATGGCAAAGATGCTTGAAGCAGGAGAAGACCCCCTCTTTATCGCGCGCAGGATTGTTATCTGTGCAGCCGAAGATGTTGGCAATGCAGACCCGCAGGCACTCGTTGTAGCAGTCTCAGCGCTTCATGCCTTCGAAAAAATCGGACTTCCGGAAGGAAGGATACCTCTTGCCATGGCAGCCCTTTATACTGCCACTGCACCCAAGAGCAATGCCTCGTATGTTGCGATCGACAATGCCATAGAAGCGGTCAGAAATGAGCCTGCCCGGGAAGTGCCGGACCACCTCAAAGATTCAAGCTACAAGAATGCCAGGAAACTTGGCGCCGGTGTCGGTTATCGTTATCCCCATAGTTTTGCAGGGCATTACGTAAAGCAGATCTATATGCCTGATCAGAAGACGTTTTACACCCCCTCTTCCGAGGGGTTCGAAAAAATCATACAGGAAAGACTAAATAAAAGGAGGGAAACACCTGATGGATAG